A stretch of Paenibacillus sp. URB8-2 DNA encodes these proteins:
- a CDS encoding PTS sugar transporter subunit IIA → MFNKIKALVFQDKPEDQEYGFIVPVSGEIIDLGHVPDEAFSQRMMGDGFAIQPENGEVFSPVDGVVTTVVPSKHAFSIKSNSGIEFLIHFGVDTVKLKGEGFDVYVKEGSIVKAGDLILKVNLEQIKDKVPSVAVPVIFIELNGKSFSYKTGKVAAKQRDAVTIQ, encoded by the coding sequence ATGTTTAATAAAATTAAAGCGCTTGTATTCCAGGATAAACCGGAGGATCAAGAATATGGATTTATCGTTCCTGTTTCCGGAGAAATTATCGATTTGGGCCACGTGCCGGACGAAGCATTTTCCCAGCGAATGATGGGGGACGGATTTGCTATACAGCCTGAGAATGGAGAAGTCTTCTCGCCGGTTGATGGAGTCGTTACGACAGTGGTTCCCAGCAAGCATGCTTTTTCCATTAAAAGCAATTCCGGGATTGAATTTTTAATCCATTTTGGCGTGGATACGGTTAAGCTAAAAGGAGAAGGCTTTGATGTTTATGTTAAGGAAGGAAGTATAGTTAAAGCGGGGGACTTGATCTTAAAGGTTAACCTCGAACAAATCAAGGACAAAGTGCCGTCTGTTGCTGTTCCGGTTATTTTTATCGAACTGAACGGAAAGAGCTTCAGTTACAAGACCGGTAAAGTAGCAGCAAAGCAAAGAGACGCTGTTACTATACAATAG
- a CDS encoding alcohol dehydrogenase catalytic domain-containing protein, whose product MRAAVFKGKHNMEVLDWETTDLEPHEVRIRVESCGICGTDQHIYHGHPGSAVVNPPIVLGHELAGEVIELGSRVSNLKLVP is encoded by the coding sequence ATGAGGGCAGCGGTGTTTAAAGGAAAGCATAATATGGAAGTGCTAGATTGGGAAACGACGGATCTCGAGCCGCATGAGGTGCGAATTCGGGTCGAAAGTTGCGGCATTTGTGGCACGGATCAGCACATTTATCATGGCCATCCCGGATCTGCGGTGGTAAACCCGCCGATCGTGCTCGGCCATGAACTGGCAGGCGAAGTAATAGAGTTGGGGTCCAGAGTTTCGAACTTGAAGCTAGTACCTTGA
- a CDS encoding IS630 family transposase, whose protein sequence is MPAKSSSEFVARMEDVLETYALPYDPEIPLICMDEQPIQLLDHSRPPQPMKPGQVLREDYEYVRKGSCSLFLFTEPLAGWRHVQASERRTKSDWALQIQELLEVHYPEAKRVRLVMDNLNTHTISSLYETFPPEQALALAKRLEIHYTPKHGSWLNIAEIELSVMTIQCLNRRITSIEELQGEVSAWETERNRIQKSVDWQFTTEQARGKLKHLYPEI, encoded by the coding sequence ATTCCCGCCAAATCGAGCAGTGAATTCGTCGCTCGGATGGAAGACGTCTTAGAGACCTATGCCCTGCCTTATGACCCTGAAATCCCGCTCATTTGTATGGATGAACAGCCGATCCAGCTGCTCGATCATTCGCGCCCACCGCAACCTATGAAGCCAGGACAGGTTCTGCGAGAAGACTACGAGTATGTTCGCAAAGGCAGCTGCAGCCTGTTTCTGTTCACGGAGCCGCTCGCCGGGTGGCGTCACGTGCAGGCTTCGGAAAGACGCACAAAATCCGATTGGGCTCTGCAGATCCAAGAACTGCTGGAGGTCCACTACCCAGAGGCGAAACGGGTTCGGCTCGTGATGGATAACTTGAATACCCATACGATCTCGTCCTTGTATGAAACCTTTCCGCCTGAACAGGCGTTGGCTTTGGCAAAACGGCTAGAGATCCATTATACCCCTAAGCATGGAAGTTGGTTAAACATTGCTGAGATAGAACTCAGTGTAATGACGATCCAATGCCTGAACCGCCGAATCACCTCTATTGAAGAATTGCAGGGCGAGGTGTCCGCTTGGGAAACCGAACGCAACCGAATTCAGAAATCTGTCGATTGGCAATTTACCACGGAGCAGGCACGAGGCAAGTTAAAGCATTTGTATCCTGAAATTTGA
- a CDS encoding zinc-binding dehydrogenase yields MCILKFDLVKVLGDRVSIDPNIYCGECEYCRSGRSHLCDHLQAIGVTRDGGMAEYCIVPAVNAYCIPNEMSYVEGAMVEPVGCVLHGLKTIDVRPVHTVLIIGGGFIGQLFLQLIKKQGAAKIIVSEPAVEKHERLLELGANEVVRPTSPETVRQLINIADIVIECVGRQESMELAIKAARKGGQILLFGVPSPDTLINVSPFTIFSKELSIKGSFINPFTHEEAISFIRQNIVRIEPLISHYFALYTRRKIN; encoded by the coding sequence ATTTGTATCCTGAAATTTGATCTAGTCAAGGTACTAGGAGACAGAGTATCGATAGATCCGAATATTTATTGCGGCGAATGTGAATATTGTCGGAGCGGCCGGTCCCATTTGTGCGATCATCTTCAAGCAATCGGCGTGACGCGAGACGGTGGCATGGCGGAATATTGCATTGTTCCTGCGGTAAACGCTTACTGTATCCCGAACGAGATGAGCTATGTTGAAGGTGCGATGGTAGAACCTGTCGGTTGCGTCTTGCACGGATTGAAGACAATCGATGTTCGCCCGGTTCATACGGTACTCATTATCGGTGGCGGTTTCATTGGCCAATTGTTCCTCCAGCTTATAAAAAAACAAGGAGCGGCAAAAATTATTGTCAGCGAACCTGCGGTGGAGAAACACGAGCGGCTTCTTGAACTTGGGGCGAACGAGGTCGTGCGGCCAACGAGTCCGGAAACGGTACGGCAACTGATCAATATTGCAGATATTGTAATCGAATGCGTGGGACGCCAAGAATCGATGGAGCTTGCAATCAAAGCAGCTCGAAAAGGAGGTCAAATCCTTCTGTTCGGCGTACCCTCGCCAGACACTCTGATTAATGTTTCGCCGTTTACCATTTTTTCAAAAGAACTAAGCATAAAGGGATCCTTTATTAATCCTTTCACACATGAGGAAGCGATTTCTTTCATTCGGCAAAACATAGTACGGATTGAGCCATTAATCAGCCATTATTTCGCACTATATACCCGGCGAAAAATAAATTGA
- a CDS encoding helix-turn-helix domain-containing protein: protein MSVRVGVAEEHKAAAILEIKAAMKINKDLRMHERYQTILLLLLGESYERISEVTGRTVATLYNYSKAYREQGMQGLQIGRPPGRHRLLTAEQEQQVYEVITNQTPRIKDFLPR from the coding sequence ATGAGTGTACGAGTTGGTGTGGCAGAAGAACACAAAGCAGCAGCCATTCTGGAAATCAAAGCCGCGATGAAAATAAACAAAGATTTACGGATGCACGAAAGGTATCAGACGATCCTCCTGCTGTTACTTGGCGAATCCTACGAACGAATTTCCGAAGTGACAGGACGAACGGTTGCGACCTTATATAACTACAGCAAAGCTTACCGAGAGCAAGGGATGCAGGGGCTACAAATCGGACGTCCTCCAGGACGACATCGCTTGTTAACTGCTGAACAAGAGCAACAAGTGTATGAAGTGATAACGAATCAAACGCCGAGGATCAAGGATTTCCTTCCCAGATGA
- a CDS encoding S-layer homology domain-containing protein — protein sequence MKKLLAGCLAGALALSGFGQARSVKAEEIPKLLITEVVFNSPNTNSADVKAWEYIEVYNNSAETASLNDYYVNIENFDGSKVYKWTIKGSKSISPYGTAVLRGYLDGEQGSLAKFNAAYSMNPGLAEEQSAFLDQPSGNLVNTGTYKVTLRKASDNGTVSVARYNDSVISDTDKSDDSNGKSVIYAYNPAGGALMTKLSSKQTPTPGTLLNGQVPPRAELPAEAVAPLIRHTAAIAETEPVNVSVTAQVYDETWLGSVKLFYKAEEADAYTVTSMTYSERGAEGWNDYSGVIPSSVMTGTKSVKYYIEASDGVNTARYPQQPDSFETITVKDAAGGGKGPYLLISEIIFNAKTAAGATGGGESYEYIELYNNSNRPIPLKEYKVLYGYYDNRSPIVLDIDDDYILQPQKTVLLWNYVVNTSDTLANFNKTYGTSYTEDQIIVLNPGYGFSNTGGRSLAIATDTDEIISKAVYNDADGYNSTDVSDSKDHTGVVYKAAEDGSATMVKLASKQAPSPGTLIPDQVPAQRMELPADFIKPVLSHMIPAGSTLPKALELSVKVSDDQKVEDVSLHYKTDKMSDYAASSMASVGDSVYKTVVPEAALTGASRLQYYILASDGRNNADSRDKEGKDYEIKVVSSLHPLESGLLITEIMPDNTGNDDYEFVEVYNNTSLPIHLDQYKLVYETRTGVASPIDLTEDYVLASKGTAVIWLQTSVTRGKPVSNFNSLYNVNLEDSSLLPVLWDGTGLPDSEEGRILIAEDAAYPYHHAGDIVSQAWFSVSQDEAVTGRGVVFEYPLDGGNRMFRRGYDQTPTPGTLLEGQVPETPIELSADTEPPVITYIPAAGTQPVQDLTLTASVADSQKIKQVNLYYKKNGASDYTRVNMLRAGAEAYVSDIVKSYNLLNAEYVDYYFTASDGTNTVSTVETEGRPYRLQFSPRAQLSLNVEEGEWLRGTLTLKGYAGTEDTLSLSVDGNAVETAPEPGGDAYIVFEANDLQSTSFLNGLYINEEFVGYLPAGSNYSTLAVPLEGHWFKPGENTVAFTSGNGVSPRGLEGNNDDYKLQNARFLNWDGTAPQISAKTKSSSGKFVSLANATNRITINDDVPEVHFAVQLPASTFTGVRHELDTAVLADGPHTFKLDGAAGQTISVPASVDNTLPAIENLSVEEGKSYRGPVTLSGTISDASSGMDAVTATVDGAAVPFPSDRPAALPAGGHKLEVTAVDKAGNETKRSVSFEIQNDAPNKPSEPSPQAGGKVDSGKAVLSVKASDPNGDPLDVTFYKGYRYDFNGAKSQAAYANSVDREPPLELAPSGEKELAGDDIAKISQKDGRYFVTDADGLFPYHRFDFTLDEEPAAEDEVEVVWEGHSLAGRQVTMYTWNYNTGKWERAASGLGEQDFRLEAKVKAGGMVRGKTVHVLIQDLLPSPDDVDFSFAWVSDTQYYSDSYPGIYKSMMDYIVDQKDSKKIVYSIHTGDLVDDWDRADEWAVASNSMKTLEEAGMPYGLVAGNHDVNHNEADYKEYYKYFGKSRFESQPTFGGDFHNNRDHYDLISASGQDFIIMYLGWNVQKDTVAWANEVLKQYPDRKAIVATHQYITPTGDYAGDGQEIWTDIVAPNNNVFMVLCGHHHGVAYNVKHAPDGRTVVEMLSDYQSATEGGSGYLRMLQFDLDNSKIHVNTYSPYLDDQNYYDEPGKDEFDIDYTPMAASKQVATDYIGVNVYTKNRIGSSANTVSGSRAETEWNGLSPDNKYSWYAAADDGHGGMAYSDIWSFGTGQADADRTITGIELEAPSSLKEGEERTAVVRAVYSDGSRMLLNEGIVYSSSNPAVAAIDNKGTIKALRSGTADIQAKYGSFAKTQLLTVTAEESFEPTPTPQPTSAPGTKPSPSPSPAAPGLVRTVVEAETIRAAAAAGSVTLEVPGETGELVLPAAAPDLLLGAPVAIKASEWTATVPAELLQAARDLLPVSERSSGKLVFSANSVPAEAAQTALRQASSLERAGIRLAGGLYEFELAAVDSQGNKLSLKSFGKPLKLALRIDPSADERLLGVYFIGNGGELEYLPGTLSGGVITAQVSHFSKYAVLEYDKSFTDLNTGHWAAETVRELTAKHIIQGTGDKFEPGRQVTRAEFAAMLVRWLKLEGGNAGAFTDISGGAWYAEEVAAAVQAGIVKGRTASRFDPASAVTRQEMALMIVRAYQYNTGLQTAGASPAPFKDIGSAASWAKEAVQQAYGLGLIGGRSSQSFEPVSSATRAECAKIILNTLKKSQ from the coding sequence TTGAAGAAGTTGCTGGCGGGATGTTTGGCGGGAGCATTGGCTCTATCGGGGTTTGGTCAGGCTCGTTCCGTTAAGGCGGAGGAAATTCCCAAACTGCTGATTACGGAAGTGGTGTTTAATTCACCCAATACCAACAGTGCGGATGTGAAAGCTTGGGAGTACATCGAAGTCTACAACAATAGCGCGGAAACGGCCTCTTTGAATGACTATTATGTGAATATTGAGAATTTTGACGGCTCGAAGGTCTACAAGTGGACGATCAAGGGCAGCAAGAGCATTTCTCCCTACGGGACAGCCGTGCTCCGCGGTTACCTTGACGGAGAGCAGGGCAGTCTTGCGAAGTTCAATGCCGCCTACAGCATGAACCCGGGTCTTGCGGAAGAGCAGAGCGCTTTTCTTGACCAGCCTTCAGGAAATCTGGTAAATACGGGAACATATAAAGTGACTCTTCGAAAAGCTTCGGATAACGGCACAGTCTCTGTGGCCAGATATAATGATTCGGTCATCAGCGACACCGACAAAAGCGACGATAGTAACGGAAAAAGCGTTATATATGCTTACAATCCTGCCGGCGGGGCTCTGATGACGAAGTTGTCTTCCAAGCAGACCCCGACACCGGGAACGCTGCTGAATGGACAAGTTCCTCCGCGTGCGGAGCTTCCGGCGGAAGCCGTAGCGCCGCTTATCCGCCATACGGCAGCAATCGCGGAGACTGAACCGGTGAATGTAAGCGTCACGGCTCAGGTATATGACGAGACGTGGCTTGGCAGCGTCAAGTTGTTCTATAAGGCGGAGGAAGCCGATGCCTATACAGTGACATCCATGACCTACAGCGAGCGCGGCGCAGAAGGCTGGAACGATTATTCCGGTGTCATACCGTCCTCCGTAATGACCGGAACCAAGAGCGTTAAATACTACATTGAAGCTTCCGACGGCGTGAACACCGCCCGCTATCCGCAGCAGCCGGACAGCTTTGAGACGATTACGGTTAAGGATGCAGCCGGCGGAGGAAAGGGACCCTATCTTCTGATTTCCGAAATCATATTTAATGCCAAGACGGCGGCCGGGGCGACGGGCGGGGGAGAAAGCTACGAATATATCGAGCTTTACAACAACAGCAACCGGCCGATTCCGCTGAAGGAATATAAGGTGCTGTACGGGTATTATGACAACCGTTCTCCTATCGTTCTTGACATTGACGATGACTATATTTTGCAGCCTCAAAAAACGGTTCTGCTATGGAACTACGTGGTCAACACGAGCGACACGCTGGCTAATTTCAACAAGACTTACGGCACTTCCTACACGGAAGATCAGATTATTGTCCTGAATCCGGGATACGGCTTCTCCAATACGGGCGGCCGGAGCCTGGCTATCGCCACGGATACGGATGAAATCATCTCCAAGGCGGTCTACAATGACGCCGACGGCTACAACTCCACCGATGTGAGCGATAGCAAGGACCATACCGGTGTGGTTTACAAGGCGGCGGAAGACGGTTCCGCGACAATGGTGAAGCTGGCATCGAAGCAAGCGCCGTCACCCGGGACGCTCATTCCTGACCAGGTCCCCGCCCAGCGGATGGAGCTTCCCGCTGACTTTATCAAGCCGGTGCTCAGTCATATGATCCCTGCGGGATCGACTTTGCCTAAAGCGCTGGAGCTGTCGGTCAAGGTTAGCGATGATCAGAAAGTCGAAGATGTGAGCTTGCATTATAAAACGGATAAAATGTCCGACTATGCCGCATCTTCCATGGCCTCAGTCGGGGACAGCGTCTACAAGACAGTCGTTCCCGAAGCGGCGCTGACGGGCGCTTCCAGGCTGCAATATTACATTTTGGCATCGGACGGACGGAACAACGCCGACAGCCGGGACAAGGAGGGCAAAGACTACGAAATTAAAGTGGTTTCCTCCCTTCATCCGCTGGAAAGCGGGCTGCTGATTACGGAAATCATGCCGGATAATACGGGAAATGACGATTATGAGTTTGTGGAGGTTTATAACAATACGAGCCTCCCCATCCATCTTGACCAGTACAAGCTGGTCTATGAAACCCGGACCGGAGTGGCAAGTCCGATTGATCTGACGGAAGACTACGTGCTGGCCTCAAAGGGAACAGCCGTGATCTGGCTGCAGACTTCCGTCACCCGGGGAAAACCCGTAAGCAACTTTAATAGCCTGTACAATGTGAATCTTGAAGATTCTTCGCTGCTCCCTGTCTTATGGGACGGCACCGGACTGCCGGACTCGGAAGAGGGCAGGATATTGATCGCCGAAGATGCGGCTTATCCTTACCATCACGCGGGGGATATTGTTTCGCAGGCCTGGTTCAGCGTAAGCCAGGATGAGGCCGTAACGGGCCGGGGCGTTGTGTTTGAATATCCGCTGGACGGAGGCAACAGAATGTTCCGCCGGGGATACGACCAGACTCCTACGCCCGGGACGCTGCTTGAAGGGCAAGTACCGGAAACGCCGATTGAGCTTTCGGCTGACACGGAGCCGCCGGTAATCACGTATATTCCCGCTGCGGGAACTCAACCGGTGCAGGATCTTACGCTGACCGCTTCGGTTGCCGACAGTCAAAAGATAAAACAGGTCAATCTGTATTATAAAAAGAACGGCGCAAGCGACTATACCCGTGTGAATATGCTGCGCGCGGGCGCCGAAGCTTACGTATCGGACATCGTCAAATCCTATAATCTGCTGAACGCGGAATATGTGGACTATTATTTTACGGCGTCGGATGGCACGAATACCGTTTCAACAGTTGAGACGGAAGGCCGGCCTTACCGGCTTCAATTCTCCCCGAGGGCCCAGCTGTCCCTGAATGTGGAAGAAGGAGAGTGGCTGCGGGGAACCCTGACACTGAAGGGGTACGCGGGCACGGAAGACACTTTGAGTCTGTCGGTTGACGGCAATGCTGTGGAAACGGCACCGGAACCGGGCGGCGACGCTTATATCGTATTCGAAGCTAACGATCTGCAGTCTACCTCATTCTTGAACGGTCTGTATATCAATGAAGAGTTTGTCGGCTACCTGCCGGCAGGGTCGAATTACAGCACTTTGGCAGTTCCTTTAGAGGGACATTGGTTCAAGCCCGGGGAAAATACGGTGGCCTTCACGTCGGGGAATGGAGTATCGCCGAGGGGGCTTGAAGGCAACAATGACGATTATAAGCTGCAAAATGCCCGCTTCCTCAACTGGGACGGTACCGCTCCTCAAATCTCCGCAAAGACCAAGAGCAGCAGCGGGAAATTTGTCAGTCTGGCCAATGCGACGAACCGGATTACGATAAACGATGATGTGCCCGAGGTTCATTTTGCGGTCCAACTGCCCGCATCAACGTTTACCGGAGTGAGGCATGAACTTGATACCGCTGTGTTGGCCGACGGTCCGCATACCTTTAAGCTGGATGGAGCCGCCGGACAAACGATAAGTGTGCCGGCTTCCGTTGACAACACGCTTCCGGCTATTGAGAATCTGTCGGTTGAGGAAGGGAAGAGTTACAGAGGCCCTGTAACCCTGAGCGGCACGATATCCGATGCATCATCCGGCATGGATGCCGTTACCGCGACTGTAGACGGTGCGGCAGTTCCGTTTCCGTCGGACCGGCCGGCCGCTCTCCCGGCAGGAGGACACAAGCTTGAAGTAACGGCCGTGGACAAGGCCGGCAACGAAACGAAACGCTCAGTTTCGTTCGAGATTCAGAACGATGCGCCGAACAAGCCCTCCGAGCCTTCTCCACAAGCCGGCGGGAAGGTTGACTCCGGAAAGGCGGTCCTCAGCGTGAAGGCGTCCGATCCGAACGGCGACCCGTTGGACGTGACCTTTTACAAGGGCTACCGCTACGACTTTAATGGCGCCAAGTCCCAAGCCGCTTATGCGAACTCGGTGGATCGTGAGCCGCCGCTTGAGCTTGCGCCATCCGGCGAAAAAGAGCTTGCGGGGGATGATATAGCCAAGATAAGCCAAAAGGACGGACGGTATTTTGTAACGGACGCCGATGGTCTGTTCCCGTACCACCGGTTTGACTTCACTCTTGATGAAGAACCGGCAGCCGAAGATGAAGTTGAAGTCGTATGGGAAGGACATTCTCTCGCGGGACGGCAAGTGACCATGTACACCTGGAATTACAATACGGGAAAATGGGAGCGGGCAGCATCGGGCCTTGGCGAACAGGATTTCCGTCTGGAGGCCAAGGTGAAAGCCGGCGGTATGGTTCGCGGCAAAACTGTGCATGTGCTTATTCAGGATTTGCTGCCATCTCCGGACGACGTTGATTTTTCATTTGCATGGGTAAGCGATACCCAATATTATTCAGATTCGTACCCGGGCATTTATAAATCCATGATGGATTATATCGTCGATCAAAAGGATAGCAAGAAGATTGTCTACTCCATCCATACCGGCGACCTTGTCGACGACTGGGACCGCGCGGATGAATGGGCTGTGGCCAGCAACAGCATGAAGACGCTGGAGGAAGCCGGAATGCCGTACGGCCTGGTGGCCGGCAATCATGATGTTAACCATAACGAGGCCGACTACAAGGAGTATTACAAGTATTTCGGCAAATCGCGGTTCGAGAGCCAGCCGACTTTCGGCGGCGATTTCCACAATAACCGCGATCACTACGATCTGATATCCGCAAGCGGCCAGGATTTCATTATTATGTACCTCGGGTGGAATGTGCAGAAAGATACGGTCGCCTGGGCCAATGAGGTGCTGAAGCAGTACCCTGATCGGAAGGCTATCGTCGCCACGCATCAATACATTACACCTACCGGCGATTACGCCGGCGACGGACAGGAGATCTGGACGGATATTGTTGCACCGAACAACAACGTGTTCATGGTGCTGTGCGGACATCATCATGGCGTGGCCTATAATGTAAAGCACGCTCCCGACGGCCGGACCGTTGTCGAGATGCTGTCCGATTATCAATCGGCGACCGAGGGGGGTTCGGGGTACCTGCGGATGCTGCAGTTTGATCTGGATAACAGCAAAATTCATGTCAATACCTACTCGCCTTACCTGGACGACCAGAACTACTATGACGAGCCGGGCAAGGATGAATTCGATATCGATTATACGCCGATGGCGGCAAGCAAGCAGGTCGCCACAGATTATATCGGCGTGAACGTCTATACCAAGAACCGGATTGGCTCGAGCGCCAATACCGTCAGCGGCTCAAGAGCCGAAACGGAGTGGAACGGCCTGTCCCCGGATAACAAATATTCCTGGTATGCGGCGGCGGATGACGGCCACGGCGGAATGGCGTATTCCGACATCTGGTCGTTTGGTACAGGTCAGGCAGACGCTGACCGTACGATAACGGGCATTGAACTGGAGGCTCCTTCTTCTCTGAAAGAAGGCGAGGAAAGAACTGCAGTCGTGAGAGCCGTGTACAGCGACGGCAGCCGGATGCTTTTGAATGAAGGGATTGTGTACAGCAGCAGCAACCCGGCTGTGGCGGCAATCGACAATAAGGGTACCATCAAAGCGCTTCGTTCCGGAACGGCTGATATTCAGGCAAAGTACGGTTCGTTTGCAAAAACGCAGCTTCTGACGGTAACCGCTGAGGAAAGCTTTGAGCCAACGCCTACACCTCAGCCGACATCGGCGCCTGGGACCAAGCCTTCACCTTCGCCAAGTCCGGCGGCTCCCGGTCTGGTACGGACTGTAGTCGAAGCCGAAACAATCAGGGCCGCAGCCGCTGCCGGGTCTGTCACATTGGAAGTTCCGGGAGAAACCGGCGAGCTTGTGCTTCCGGCCGCCGCTCCGGATCTGCTGCTCGGCGCTCCGGTAGCCATCAAAGCATCGGAATGGACGGCTACCGTTCCGGCTGAACTGCTCCAGGCCGCCCGCGATCTGCTTCCGGTAAGCGAGAGAAGCAGCGGGAAACTCGTCTTCTCGGCGAATTCCGTTCCTGCTGAAGCTGCCCAGACCGCGCTTCGGCAGGCATCGTCACTGGAGAGAGCCGGGATCCGGCTTGCCGGCGGGCTCTACGAGTTCGAATTGGCTGCCGTCGACAGCCAGGGCAACAAGCTTTCGCTGAAATCCTTCGGCAAGCCGCTCAAGCTTGCGTTGCGGATCGATCCTTCCGCCGATGAGAGGCTGCTTGGCGTGTACTTTATAGGTAATGGAGGAGAGCTTGAATATCTGCCGGGCACGTTGTCCGGCGGTGTAATAACTGCTCAAGTTTCCCATTTCAGTAAGTACGCCGTGCTGGAGTACGACAAATCCTTCACGGATTTGAATACCGGCCATTGGGCCGCGGAAACCGTGCGCGAGCTGACTGCCAAGCATATAATTCAGGGGACCGGCGACAAATTCGAACCCGGACGCCAGGTGACCCGCGCCGAATTTGCGGCTATGCTCGTTCGTTGGCTGAAGCTTGAAGGCGGGAACGCAGGCGCGTTTACCGACATTTCGGG
- a CDS encoding MurR/RpiR family transcriptional regulator, with the protein MGLDIHKLVDKYQLNQTEEKILLYIIDNIENVKVIGVRGIAKEFYTSTTTIMNLAKKLGHTGFLDMYYHLNFTLKDKKSQFSGEKNNQFYGVDLEQLLSLIDHKKIDEFVNLLMEHNDEIIYTCGGGFSTPITEYITRKLVVLGFKCIYSESIESYDVNPVQAKLFINVSKSGETDFLLKLSHSAKRNGIKIISFTGDTENSLSKLSDINLKIVDMNTMDDRNKSASSFYANVLMLFE; encoded by the coding sequence ATGGGGTTAGATATTCATAAGCTGGTAGACAAATATCAGTTGAATCAAACGGAAGAAAAAATATTATTATATATTATCGACAATATAGAGAATGTGAAAGTAATAGGGGTAAGAGGCATCGCAAAGGAATTTTATACATCTACAACGACAATTATGAATTTGGCAAAAAAATTGGGCCATACCGGCTTTCTGGATATGTATTATCATCTTAATTTTACATTGAAGGATAAAAAGTCTCAATTTTCCGGCGAAAAAAATAATCAATTCTACGGTGTTGATTTGGAACAATTATTATCATTAATAGATCACAAAAAAATAGACGAATTTGTAAACTTGTTGATGGAACACAATGATGAAATTATATATACTTGCGGAGGAGGATTCTCCACACCTATTACGGAATATATAACCAGAAAATTAGTCGTTCTCGGATTTAAATGTATCTATTCCGAGTCAATTGAAAGCTACGATGTAAACCCTGTACAGGCAAAATTGTTTATCAATGTTTCCAAATCGGGAGAAACGGATTTTTTGCTGAAATTGTCTCATTCGGCAAAGAGAAATGGAATTAAAATCATTTCATTTACAGGAGACACGGAAAATTCTTTATCCAAACTATCGGATATAAATTTGAAAATAGTTGATATGAATACGATGGATGACCGTAATAAGTCAGCCTCTTCCTTCTATGCGAATGTGCTGATGCTATTTGAGTAA
- a CDS encoding helix-turn-helix domain-containing protein — translation MNWTSPLVRKWIEQKWNIRYSDRGTRDLLYRLKLSFTKPTYTLAKADPQKQEEFKEHFQELKTPRWAHRPDSV, via the coding sequence ATGAACTGGACTTCTCCACTCGTTCGGAAATGGATCGAACAAAAGTGGAATATTCGGTATTCGGATCGAGGGACACGAGACCTTTTGTACCGTTTGAAGCTTAGCTTTACGAAGCCGACCTACACACTGGCTAAAGCAGACCCACAGAAACAAGAAGAATTCAAAGAACACTTTCAGGAGTTAAAAACTCCTCGCTGGGCGCATCGACCGGATTCTGTTTGA
- a CDS encoding helix-turn-helix domain-containing protein has product MNKKYEVRLEPKERERIEQLLHAETTSPGIRRRCLVLLLSDENQGAIPKQTEIASRSGVSNATVFYTVRDYCTHGLEQTLCYRRRAEPARPSPITGEVEARIIALACSEPPKGYARWTIRLLTRRVIELNILESVGRETIRTTLKKRNLSLT; this is encoded by the coding sequence ATGAACAAAAAATACGAGGTTCGGCTTGAGCCGAAAGAACGTGAAAGAATTGAACAACTTCTTCATGCCGAAACGACATCTCCCGGCATTCGCCGCCGCTGTCTCGTGCTGCTTCTTTCGGATGAAAATCAAGGTGCTATTCCCAAGCAGACTGAAATTGCCAGTCGTTCAGGAGTCAGTAATGCAACCGTTTTTTACACCGTTAGAGACTACTGTACCCACGGACTGGAGCAAACGCTCTGTTACCGCCGCCGTGCTGAACCGGCACGCCCTTCACCGATCACCGGTGAGGTGGAAGCCCGAATTATTGCATTAGCCTGCTCTGAGCCTCCAAAAGGGTATGCGCGCTGGACGATTCGTTTGCTAACGCGCCGAGTCATTGAGCTGAATATTTTAGAATCGGTCGGACGAGAAACCATTCGGACGACTTTAAAAAAACGAAACTTAAGCCTCACCTGA